The following is a genomic window from Candidatus Abyssobacteria bacterium SURF_5.
AAGCGGACATCCGTTTCCAATCAATTCGCCGGAAGCGCCGCTCCGATGGAAAATGCCCGCGCTCGCCATGATCTCGCTCCCGAAACTCCTGTTGAGAATAGCGAAGACAGAAGACAAATCTTTCAGGCTGCGCGCCGTTGATGACTTCAATGCTACAGTGGCGTCCCCCTCGACAATAAAAATTGCAGCGCCGGATACGTCGATTGCTTCCAGTATCCTCTGCAGCGACTCGTCAAGCACCTCGTCCAATTCGAGGTTGGCGTGCAACAGCTCCGATAAAGCTACGACCGCCCCCAATTCCTTGTTCCGTCCGTGTAACTCCGAATTTACCCGCTTCAATTGCTCGACCGCCAACGCATAACTCATCGCTACCGAGGCGGTGGACGCTATAATCGAAAGCGCATGCTCCTTGCGATGGGTAAACGCGCCGGGCTCGGAATTGCTGATGTTTAACACCCCGTGAACACGGTACTCGTGGATCAGGGGAATACTCAGGATCGACCGGATGCTTACTTTTTGCGTCCCATCCCGCACAAACCGCGGATCGCGCAGAGTATCATTTATGAGGATGCTCTTCCTTTCCGCTACCGCCTTGCCCGCAATACCCTCGCCCACCTTGAACGTCTTGCCCGACCATCGGCTGTCGGCGTACAGCGTGCCGCTGTCATCTAATAAACCCTTCGCCACCAGCAGCTTCAGCTCTCCTTTGTCCTCATCTAACACCATTACCGATGCATTCTCGACATTCATCATCTCGGTAATGAACTGCACGAGTTTCTGGCAGATTTCGGTAAATCCGAGACCGATCTGGATCGAGTCATTGAGGAGGCGGAGGATCGAGAACTCTCGAATGAGTTCCTCGTAATCATGTGAGGCCTTCCGGAGAGCCTCAGCATAAATTTGCTTTTCAGTATTCTCGGGATGATTTTTCATGAGTCCCGCGCAATGAGAAAAAGAAAACAAAACAGACCTTGATAAGGGGCGTATATCATCGTCAGAACTATGGCAAACATCATGCCATCCAAGCTTCGCTCCTTTTCTTTTCATGAAAATAGTCGCACCCATGAGTAAAATTAGCCCTTATTTTGGCCTGCCTCGGTCCCCCAGATTGTAGCTCGACTGCTTCCAGGAAATGATTGCTGAACCAAACTGCACCGCTTTGCACAAATTTGTAAATGTTACAAGAGTAGGCAAAAGAAGGAGCAATCTGCCTGCTGACGCGAATTGTGATCATTTCATAACGGCGGATTTAAATCGCCAAATTCAAGCAAGTGCCCCCAATGGAGGAAACCGTTTTTGCTACCAGGAATGGAAACGCGTAAGAGGATCTGGGAGAGTAAATTTACCGAATAGTTGCTATATCAGCATGATGTAATTAACCGACTCATAATAGGCCTGAAATGTCTCGGATAAAATACGGCTGATATTTTCTGCGGAGTTCTCATCCTGATTCGAAAATACAAGCTCCCACGCCCTCGGTTCTTCGATCCTTGAACAACTGGCGTCTCCGTCCCACCCTATCCTGTGGTGGCCGCAGAAGCTCTCCGCCAGAAATGCCAGCGCAGCCAACTGCTGGTCCTTGACATCGGCGGCTTTTTCCATGGAGGGAAGAGAATGATGGTATAAAATCGCATCCTTGAGAGAATCGGGCAACCGCCATTTGTCCACGAGCCATTCTCCAACCCGTTCGTGAGATTCCCCTAAAATCTGCCGCTCCGCCTCGATCATCGGCACATCAGATCGAGTAACCTCATCGTAAATCAAAGAGAATTCCTCCCCGAAATACTCATCTATCACTATCTTTCCCATGTCATGCAGCAGACCCGCAATGAAATCATTCCCCTTGGCCCGCATCCCCACTTTACAGCTCAAAATGTGCGCCACCATCGCACAACTTGCGCTGTGCAACCAGAATTGCCTCCGATTATACAACGCGTGCGAGTTCATCTTCTTAAACGCTTCAAAGAGAGAAAGACCCAGTGCAATGTTGCGCACCTCGTTCAGGCCAAGAACCACAATTGCCAAATGAAGCGAATCCACCTGGCGTGTCATCCCATAAAAAGGAGAGTTTGCTATCTTCAATATCCGGCCGGCAAATGAGGGGTCTTGATGAATGGCCTTGCTAAGATCTGCGATCGAAACATCGGGATCCGATGCAAGCTCAAGGATCTTTATCCCCAGATCGGCTATCGTCGGCAGCTCTTGCACCCGCTCGACAAGCAGCTTCAGGTCTGCCTTGCTATGGGTCATCAGGCTACGCTCTCCCCAGTTATTAACAAGTAATCGCCTTGAGAAAGGTGCAAATCTTGTACCAGACGGAGGAACAGAAAAACCGGCAAATCCCCGAAATAAACATCTGCTCGCTTCTTTCTGGAATAAAAAAACATAAAAAAGTAGAAAAGTTGCCCATACTTAAAATCAATGTTTCACGCTGCTCAATTTAGGGACAAGGATGATCGACAAAAATTGCCGGGAAACCGACGGGATTTGCCGGCCTCGGCTTCGAAAAGGCGCGAATCCTCCGGCCGCCGACACAACATTGCCATTCTACAGCAACGTGAAATAATAGGAAGTAAATGAGATATGCCTTTCCCTCTCGTTAACTCGAAATTCAACCAGATGAAACGGCCCAGCTCTGCGAAACAAAGGAAGACCGAATCAATTTCGGAAAGAGATCGCCGAAAGCTGCCAATCGGCGCGGAAATCATTCCCGGAAGAGGCGTGCATTTCCGGGTGTGGGCCCCCCGAAGAGAGAACGTATCCGTGGTGGTCGAAAACGCCGGGGGAAAGAAGGCAAAAAAAGCGTACCCCCTCGTCGCCGAAAAGAGGGGTTACTTTTCAGGACTCGTCCCCGACCTCAACGCCGGAGCGCTTTATCGTTTCCAGTTGAACGACGATCTGTTTCTTCCCGATCCCGCCTCTCGATTCCAGCCATTCGGGCCCGACGGGCCGTCACAAGTCGTTGACCCAACCGAGTATCAGTGGAACGATCAGAACTGGAAGGGGAGAGATTTAATGGGCCAGGTGTTCTATGAAATGCATATCGGCGCCTTCACGAAAAGAGGCACGTGGAGGGCGGCCGTTGAACATCTGCAGTACCTTGCCGAAACTGGCGTCACGATTCTTGAAGTCATGCCCGTTCATGAATTTCCGGGAAAATTCGGCTGGGGATACGATGGGGTGAACCTGTATGCGCCTTACCATCATTATGGAACCCCGAACGATTTTCGATCTTTTGTGGACAAGGCCCATGCCGCGGGACTCGGAGTTGTCCTGGACGTGGTATACAACCATTTTGGGCCTGTCTCGAATTACCTGAGCGAATTTTCCTTCGACTACTTCACCGACCGGTATGAAACCGAATGGGGGTATGCGATAAACTTCGACGGCAACAACTCTTTGCCCGTCCGCGAGTTTTACATCGAGAACGCCGGTTACTGGATAGATGAATTCCATCTCGACGGCCTGCGATTAGACGCTACACAGGCCATTCACGATCAGTCGGCAAAGCATATCATCGTACCGATTATTCAGCGCGCGCGCGCAAAAGCCGGTCGCCGCTCCATTGTCGTCGTGGCTGAAAACGAGCCGCAAAATTTCCGTCTTCTCAAGGAGATTGAGCGGGGAGGCTTTGGCGTTGATGCCGTCTGGAACGATGACTTCCACCATAGCGCGATTGTGGCGTTGACACGTCAGAACGAGGGCTATTATGCCGATTACCTGGGGTGGCCGCAGGAACTCATATCCGCCGCCAAGTGGGGATACCTTTACCAGGGCCAATTCTATTCCTGGCAAAACAAGTGCAGGGGCAGTCCGGTTCTTGAGGTCCAGCCTTCTCGCTTCATCAACTTTCTTCAGAACCACGATCAGGCGGCGAATACTCTTCGAGGAGAACCAATCCATCTCCGGGCCCACCCTGGAAAGGTGCGAGCCCTGACGGCGTTCTTCCTTTTGATTCCCGGCACCCCGCTGCTCTTTCAAGGGCAGGAGTTCCATTCGTCAAAGCCTTTCGTTTATTTCGCCGACCATAAGGAATCGTTGGCGAAGATAGTCCGGGAAGGACGCATGCAGTTCCTGAAACAATTCAACAGTTTCAGGGATCCCGAAGCGCAGGCCGTTCTCCCTGAACCCTCCGATCCCGCGACCTTCAACATGTGCAAACTGGAGCATGACGAGCGACGAACCAACTCTGCCGCTACCGCTCTGTACCGCGACCTCCTCTGGTTCAGGCGAATGGACCCGGTCTTTGCCGCCCAACGGACCGACTGGATGCATGGCGCCGTGATTGGTAGGGACATCTTTATCCTCCGGTTCCTGGGAGAGGATAAAGGGGACAGATTGATCATCGTCAATCTCGGGATCAGCCGGCTGATCGTGCCCTCGCCGGAACCGCTCCTGGCGCCATCCGCAAACACGCACTGGGAACTGCTCTGGTCGAGTGAATCCGTCAAGTATGGAGGCAGCGGCACGAATTCGATGGAGAAGGAAGGAAGATGGTCCATCCCCGGCAATGCAACGGTCGTCTTTGCGCCAAAAAAGGTCGTCCGTCTCTACTATGCATGAAACCCTCGAATCCAAAATCCTGAAGCCCATTATCCGGCGCATCCCCCTGAATTTCCCGGAGCCGGACGCATCCGTCCTCCTGGAACGAGAATGGCTCGTTACCAACGGACTCGGAGGATACGCTTCATCGACCATCTCAGGCATCGGCACGCGCAAATATCACGGAATCCTGGTGGCCGCCATGCCCGCCCCGTTCGGACGCATGATGATGCTGAACGACGTGCGCGAGGATATCCTCTTTGCTGACGGCGCCGAAGCGGAGTTGGGCGGCGAATTGCTCAGCCGCGGCGACCTCCTGTTCCCCGGCGGATATCACCTCCAGGAATTCATTCTCGAGTACGGCCTGCCTCTGTGGCGATACCGCATAAATGATACCCTCATAGAAAAACGAATCGTGCTTCCACATTTCCAGAATACGGTCTTTATCAACTATCGTCTTGTGAGCGGGACCGAAGCCACGCTTCGGCTGCGCCCGTTCATGCAGTTTCGAAGCCTGCATTCGGAATTGAGCGCCCGGCAGGAAAAGCCCTACACCGTTCATGCCCTCGGCGATCGATTCGAGATCGTAAAAAATCCCGAGACACCCTCCCTGCGATTCTACGTCTTTGGCGATCAGAGCGGTCTCAATCTCACCGGCGGATATGCCTTCGAAAGATTCTATCGCTCCGAAGAACGACGCGGCTATCCCGCGCGCGGTTGGTCGTGGAATCCCGGCTTCTTTCACACGACACTTTCACAAAACAATTCCGCCACCCTAATCGCATCTGCTGAGCCGTGGGAGGTATTGCTCGCGCTGTCTCCCGATGAGGTGATCCGTGAGGAGATAGCAAGACGCCGCCGCCTTCTCTTTTTGGCGCGCGAAATACCAACCAATGTCCACGCCGAGCTCATTCTTGCGGCGGATCAATTCATCATCACGCCCATAGCTCGCACCGCAGATGCCACCCGCGCACGAGCCCGTGGGGATGAGAGCCGCACCGTCATCGCCGGTTACCACTGGTTCACCGACTGGGGACGCGATACGATGATCAGTCTGGAAGGACTCTGCCTCGCCACCGGCAGGCGCGCCGAAGCCGGATATATCCTGCGCACATTCGCTCATTATGTGAAAGACGGCTTGATTCCAAACATGTTTCCCGAGGGCGAAACCGAGGGACGCTACAATACGGCCGACGCCACCTTGTGGTTCTTCCATGCCATCGACAGATACTTCCGCTACAGCAATGACTTCATCACCATGCGCGAACTCCTGCCCGTTCTCCTCGACATCATCAACCACCACATCCGGGGAACCCGTTTCGGCATCCATATGGACCCCGTTGATGGACTGCTCCGACAAGGACACGACAGCTTCGCGCTCACCTGGATGGACGCCAAGGCAGGGGATTGGATCGTCACGCCACGGCGCGGAAAGACCGTGGAAATAAACGCGCTCTGGTACAACGCCCTCCGCTTGATGCGGCAATGGCTGCAAGAGACCGACAATTCTAATGAAGCCGGCAAACTGTCCGAACTCGGCGACCAGGTCCAAGAATCGTTCAACGAAAAGTTTTGGTACGAAAACGGCGGCTATTTATATGACATCATAGAAGGAGAGAACGGGAAGGACCATTCTCTTCGGCCCAACCAGATTTTCTCGATCTCGCTTTCTCATCCCGTCCTCGATAGCGCGCGATGGAAAGCCGTCCTCTCCACCGTTGAACAACATCTGCTCACACCTGTGGGGCTGCGTTCACTTGATCCCTGTCATCCCCACTACAAGGGCGAATACCGGGGCGACCTCCTCGCCAGAGACGGCGCGTACCACCAGGGAAGCGTTTGGAGCTGGCTCATCGGGCCCTTCATCGACGCCTGGCTCAAAGTCTATCCGGACGAACGGGAAAAGGCGAGGCGATTCATCGATGGACTTGTCGCCCACCTGGATGACGCTTGCGTCGGGAATGTCAGCGAGATATTCGACGGGGAGCCGCCGTTCCGATACGAGGGCTGCGTCGCGCAGGCCTGGAGCGTGGCCGAGCTCTTGCGATCACTCATTCAGGTTGCACAATAGATACCGAAAAGGCGCGTTGGGGAATCATACGATTGAGCCCTGCCGGCGCCTTTTATCCCAAAGCGAAATCAAAAAGAGCGCCCGTGGGTATGGCGGGTGATGGCATCGATGATTTGCGGCCATGCGCCGGCCGGAAGATTGTGTCCCATCCCCTCGATAACGAGAAGTGATGAGCCGGGTATCGCCCTGGCTGTGGCTCTTCCGCATTCGACCGGAACCAGCGGATCCTCGCTCCCATGGATCGCCAGCGCCGGCACGTTCACCGACTTGAGCGCCGGCGTTCGATCTCCATGAGCGACAATCGCGGCGATCTGGCGCGCGGCTCCCTGCGGATAAAATGATCGGTCATATGATTCAGCCAGCTTCTTGCGGATAAAGTCTTCATCAAACGGAAACCTCGATCCGCTGATGGTTCGCCACAATTTGACGCTGTATTCGATATTCTCGGTGCGCTCGCGAGGCGGCGGCGTTATCAGAAGAGCCATGACATCCGCGCCGGCCTGAGGGAGGGAAGGATCGCCGGTGGTGGACATGATTGAGGTAAGGCTTCTCATGCGTTTCGGATGCCGGATTGCTATCGTCTGCGCTATCATTCCGCCCATCGACGCGCCGCAAACATGGGCGCTGTCGATGCCGAGCGCGTCCAACAGGCCGATCGAGTCGTCAGCCATATCGTCTAAAGTATATGGAGCCTGAACTTTCTTCCCTTGTATCCGCGCGCTTATTACCTCCACAAGGTCCGGTATGCCCGCGTCATCAAACTTCGTTGAAAGACCGACATCTCTATTGTCGAAGCGGATCACGAAATGCCCTTTCGCGGCGAGCTGCTCGCAGAACTCCTCATCCCACCAGATCATTTGAGCGGCGAGCCCCATGATCAACAGGAGCGGCGACGCCGAGGTGTCCCCAAAGGTGTCGTACTCGATCTCTATACCATTTGCGCTTGCCTTCGCCAATCAACAGTCTCCTTTCATTCCCCGACAGTAAACCGACGAGTCCGCCCCTGATTCAAAACGCTGTTCGAGATCGTAACAAAGAGGGCAGGAATTTTCAAGTCTTGGATAATTTGTGTATCGCAGAAGATGAAGGCTGGATCAGGGCAAGCAGGACAAAGCGATTCGAGTCGCAGCCGGACTGTCCTCGGGGAAAAACAAAAGCCGCTGATCTCTCAGCGGCTCATGAATGGACTTTTTTGTAGCGGTGCAGGGACTCGAACCCCGGACACAAGGATTATGATTCCTCTGCTCTACCAGCTGAGCTACACCGCCGCCGAAAAAATTATAGCAGTGTTTACAGCTTTTTGTCAATCGGCATGCGGCTGGCACAACCGCATCAACCTCTCGAAAAAAGCGAGGAGGAGCCCTCTCCTCAAGGGCTCCTCCCCGCGCAAATCCCAATCGTTATGCCCCTGTCATTTCTGGAACGTGACTGTGTCGTAACTGATGACCGAGCCGCCGGCAGACAAGGCCTCCACCCTTAATACGTATGTGCCCAGCGGCAGCGGCTGAGCCGGATCAACCGTGTAGTAGGGTGTGTTTGTTGTGATGACTTTCTTCGCTCCACTCGGAAGCGTGACGTCCAGCCGGTAACTGACGGCCGAGGTCACCGGATTCCACAGGGCGGCAACCAACGCGCCGGTGCGGAATCGGCTTCCGTTCGCCGGCGTCAATATCTGAAGGACATCCGGCGACGGCGTCGCAACAGCCAGGAGTTGCTCGCAGTCGGCGCGGCCGTATCCGTAATATTCATCCCAGCCCGCGACGCCGCGATCTATGACGCCTTGCTGCAGCATCGCGCGAACCTGCCAATTCTCAATCCCCGAGTACATCGAGTACAGCAGCGCCGCGAGCCCGGCCGCATGCGGCGTCGCCATCGATGTTCCGGACCAGCCGGCGCTTTCATAGCCTCCACCCGGCACCGTCGACAGAACAGTAACGCCCGGCGCGCTGACTTCCACAAACTCATTGTGCGTGGAAAAGGAAGCTATGTTGTCAATGCTGTCGGTCGCTCCAATCGACATCGGGAAAACATATGCCGCAGGATACGAAAGGGGATTGCCACTGTCGCCGTCGTTGCCCGCCGCGGCCGCGATAAAGACGTTGCGGTCCCACGCGTATCTCAGTGAGTTGTATTCCGTCAGACTCTTCGCCGTGCCGCCAAGGCTCATGTTGATTACGCTCGCGCCGTTGTCGGTGGCATAAATGAGGCCGTCGCAAATATCGCTCGAATACCCCATGCCCAGAAGACCGCCGAGAACACGCACAGCCATCACTTTCACGCCCGGCGCTTCGCCGGATATGCCGGCCCCGTTATCCTGCGCGGCGGCTATTGTCCCTGATACATGTGTGCCGTGGCCGACGTACTGATCTTCAGGAATCGGATCCTCCGCGCCGACGCCCGGAAGCCAGCCGTCGCCCGCAAAATCATAGCCGTTGTAATCATCCACATAGCCGTTCCCATCATCGTCGTCGCCGTCTCCCGGCGTCTCATCAGCATTCTGCCAGAGCTGGCTCACAAGGTCGGGATGATCGAGATCGATGCCCGTGTCCAGAACAGCCACAACCACCGACGGGCTCCCCTTGTCAAGGTCCCACCACAGAGGCAGCTTCATCAGCGTCATGTCCCACTGCGACCCGAACAACGGGTCCGTCGGGACATACGTCGGGTATCTCACATAA
Proteins encoded in this region:
- a CDS encoding HDOD domain-containing protein; this translates as MTHSKADLKLLVERVQELPTIADLGIKILELASDPDVSIADLSKAIHQDPSFAGRILKIANSPFYGMTRQVDSLHLAIVVLGLNEVRNIALGLSLFEAFKKMNSHALYNRRQFWLHSASCAMVAHILSCKVGMRAKGNDFIAGLLHDMGKIVIDEYFGEEFSLIYDEVTRSDVPMIEAERQILGESHERVGEWLVDKWRLPDSLKDAILYHHSLPSMEKAADVKDQQLAALAFLAESFCGHHRIGWDGDASCSRIEEPRAWELVFSNQDENSAENISRILSETFQAYYESVNYIMLI
- the treZ gene encoding malto-oligosyltrehalose trehalohydrolase; its protein translation is MSERDRRKLPIGAEIIPGRGVHFRVWAPRRENVSVVVENAGGKKAKKAYPLVAEKRGYFSGLVPDLNAGALYRFQLNDDLFLPDPASRFQPFGPDGPSQVVDPTEYQWNDQNWKGRDLMGQVFYEMHIGAFTKRGTWRAAVEHLQYLAETGVTILEVMPVHEFPGKFGWGYDGVNLYAPYHHYGTPNDFRSFVDKAHAAGLGVVLDVVYNHFGPVSNYLSEFSFDYFTDRYETEWGYAINFDGNNSLPVREFYIENAGYWIDEFHLDGLRLDATQAIHDQSAKHIIVPIIQRARAKAGRRSIVVVAENEPQNFRLLKEIERGGFGVDAVWNDDFHHSAIVALTRQNEGYYADYLGWPQELISAAKWGYLYQGQFYSWQNKCRGSPVLEVQPSRFINFLQNHDQAANTLRGEPIHLRAHPGKVRALTAFFLLIPGTPLLFQGQEFHSSKPFVYFADHKESLAKIVREGRMQFLKQFNSFRDPEAQAVLPEPSDPATFNMCKLEHDERRTNSAATALYRDLLWFRRMDPVFAAQRTDWMHGAVIGRDIFILRFLGEDKGDRLIIVNLGISRLIVPSPEPLLAPSANTHWELLWSSESVKYGGSGTNSMEKEGRWSIPGNATVVFAPKKVVRLYYA
- a CDS encoding glycogen debranching protein, whose product is MHETLESKILKPIIRRIPLNFPEPDASVLLEREWLVTNGLGGYASSTISGIGTRKYHGILVAAMPAPFGRMMMLNDVREDILFADGAEAELGGELLSRGDLLFPGGYHLQEFILEYGLPLWRYRINDTLIEKRIVLPHFQNTVFINYRLVSGTEATLRLRPFMQFRSLHSELSARQEKPYTVHALGDRFEIVKNPETPSLRFYVFGDQSGLNLTGGYAFERFYRSEERRGYPARGWSWNPGFFHTTLSQNNSATLIASAEPWEVLLALSPDEVIREEIARRRRLLFLAREIPTNVHAELILAADQFIITPIARTADATRARARGDESRTVIAGYHWFTDWGRDTMISLEGLCLATGRRAEAGYILRTFAHYVKDGLIPNMFPEGETEGRYNTADATLWFFHAIDRYFRYSNDFITMRELLPVLLDIINHHIRGTRFGIHMDPVDGLLRQGHDSFALTWMDAKAGDWIVTPRRGKTVEINALWYNALRLMRQWLQETDNSNEAGKLSELGDQVQESFNEKFWYENGGYLYDIIEGENGKDHSLRPNQIFSISLSHPVLDSARWKAVLSTVEQHLLTPVGLRSLDPCHPHYKGEYRGDLLARDGAYHQGSVWSWLIGPFIDAWLKVYPDEREKARRFIDGLVAHLDDACVGNVSEIFDGEPPFRYEGCVAQAWSVAELLRSLIQVAQ
- a CDS encoding alpha/beta hydrolase, yielding MAKASANGIEIEYDTFGDTSASPLLLIMGLAAQMIWWDEEFCEQLAAKGHFVIRFDNRDVGLSTKFDDAGIPDLVEVISARIQGKKVQAPYTLDDMADDSIGLLDALGIDSAHVCGASMGGMIAQTIAIRHPKRMRSLTSIMSTTGDPSLPQAGADVMALLITPPPRERTENIEYSVKLWRTISGSRFPFDEDFIRKKLAESYDRSFYPQGAARQIAAIVAHGDRTPALKSVNVPALAIHGSEDPLVPVECGRATARAIPGSSLLVIEGMGHNLPAGAWPQIIDAITRHTHGRSF